A genomic region of Palaemon carinicauda isolate YSFRI2023 chromosome 11, ASM3689809v2, whole genome shotgun sequence contains the following coding sequences:
- the LOC137649883 gene encoding uncharacterized protein has protein sequence MWRSPDLQRSPARQRSPARQRSPAHKRSSVPAARTARQQSPERRQSPDARHAHQRSPTRPRPSDLGAGKDIDPLPRQRSPARRPPPAHHRAFSPVRTSKVHVRPRAHESTPEPAHERSPLSTSAPQLATSLRATALHPMRQRSPTRQHSPTRPRDPSPVRKRSPTRPPV, from the coding sequence cgctctcctgatctccagcgctctcctgctcgccagcgttcacctgctcgccagcgctcgcctgcgcacaaGCGCTCTTCTGTCCCTGCTGCGCGcactgcgcgtcaacagtctcctgagcgccgtcaatctcctgatgcgcgccatgcgcaccaacgttcgcccacgcgcccacgaccttcggatctgggcgcaggcaaggacattgatcctttgcctcgccagcgttcccctgcgcgtCGACCACCACCTGCGCACCACCGTGCGTTttctcctgtgcgcacttctaaagtgcatgtgcgcccgcgcgcccacgagtcgactcctgagcccgcccacgagcgttcgcccttgaGCACATCAGCGCCCCAGTTGGCAACTTCTCTCCGCGCTACTGCGCTCCATCCtatgcgtcagcgatctcctacacgccagcattctcctacgcgcccgcgcgatccttcgcctgtgcgcaaacgctcaccaacgcgcccaccCGTCTGA